A part of Zea mays cultivar B73 unplaced genomic scaffold, Zm-B73-REFERENCE-NAM-5.0 scaffold_152, whole genome shotgun sequence genomic DNA contains:
- the LOC118473858 gene encoding uncharacterized protein codes for MEEIKSHVAPQKMRIVYSNSNSNSNSNSNLIGPLDKDGTNALVYAKRALRFVREVRERVLVTSKEMAMICQIDIVSVFSLPLLFSTILWLSLLYYGFRWVEHGRIKSIVYALLYWEASIFACHGIKSICSNVLFFVSLEKPTPTSRMDQSSLLSLLGAELKKMELSSTMIFLLTDRKMLLSSSKPIMIATRGMPGIPLNRESESVEDVHRVLRALPLFREMEGILRERNLNLPSVQEISAFRVNLFSGIRRESAIADYDAFWRSLLEEIHTPQGRSCFGQRIQDLHARMSAEGNWDYLIAQQGRGYFGNLPNLNSPLDQYQFGIHPILDLNIGEYYVSFTNLSLSMLLTLGLVLLLVLPMILRSLECRFLTIALCDAAEPWQLGSQDAATPMMQGIIDLHHDIFFFLILILVFVSRMLVRALWHFNEQTNPIPQRIVHGTTIEIIRTIFPSVIPLFIAIPSFALLYSMDGVLVDPAITIKAIGHQWYRTYEYSDYNSSDEQSLTFDSYTIPEDDPELGQSRLLEVDNRVVVPAKTHLRMIVTPADVPHSWAVPSSGVKCDAVPGRSNLTSISVQREGVYYGQCSEICGTNHAFTPIVVEAVTLKDYADWVSNQLILQTN; via the exons ATGGAGGAAATCAAGTCTCATGTTGCTCCTCAGAAAATGCGTATAGTATATAGTAATAGTAATAGTAATAGTAATAGTAATAGTAATCTCATTGGCCCACTAGATAAGGATGGGACAAACGCTCTAGTGTATGCGAAACGAGCATTGCGTTTTGTCCGAGAAGTTCGTGAAAGAGTGCTCGTTACATCAAAAGAGATGGCGATGATCTGTCAAATCGACATTGTGTCGGTGTTCAGTCTCCCGCTCCTGTTCTCAACTATACTATGGCTTTCGTTACTATACTATGGCTTTCGTTGGGTAGAGCACGGGAGAATAAAGTCTATAGTGTATGCGTTACTGTACTGGGAAGCTAGCATTTTTGCTTGTCATGGAATCAAGTCTATTTGTTCGAATGTTCTTTTTTTCGTTTCGTTGGAAAAACCAACGCCGACGTCAAGAATGGATCAGTCTAGTCTCCTTTCTCTTTTGGGAGCAGAGCTGAAAAAGATGGAATTGTCAAGTACGATGATATTTTTATTAACGGATAGAAAAATGCTATTATCAAGTAGTAAACCCATTATGATTGCAACTCGTGGGATGCCTGGAATCCCACTAAATCGAGAATCGGAATCGGTGGAGGATGTGCATAGGGTACTCCGAGCCCTCCCCTTATTTAGAGAAATGGAAGGTATCTTGCGTGAGAGGAACCTGAATCTCCCGTCAGTACAGGAAATAAGCGCTTTCCGTGTGAATCTATTCTCTGGTATCCGGCGTGAGAGTGCGATTGCGGACTACGACGCTTTTTGGCGCTCCTTACTCGAGGAGATTCACACACCTCAGGGACGTAGTTGTTTTGGTCAGAGAATACAAGATCTGCACGCCCGAATGTCTGCCGAGGGCAACTGGGACTACTTGATTGCCCAACAAGGCAGAGGGTATTTTGGTAACCTACCTAATCTCAACAGCCCGTTGGATCAATATCAATTTGGAATTCACCCAATTCTGGATCTGAATATTGGTGAGTACTATGTCTCATTCACAAATCTATCCTTGTCTATGCTACTCACTCTCGGTTTGGTCCTACTTCTGGTGCTGCCAATGATTCTTCGTTCATTAGAATGTCGATTCCTCACAATCGCTCTTTGTGATGCTGCGGAACCATGGCAATTAGGATCTCAAGACGCAGCAACACCTATGATGCAAGGAATCATTGACTTACATCACGATATCTTTTTCTTCCTCATTCTGATTTTGGTTTTCGTATCACGGATGTTGGTTCGCGCTTTATGGCATTTCAACGAGCAAACTAATCCAATCCCGCAAAGGATTGTTCATGGAACTACTATCGAAATTATTCGGACCATTTTTCCTAGTGTCATTCCATTGTTCATTGCTATACCATCGTTTGCTCTGTTATACTCAATGGACGGGGTATTAGTAGATCCAGCCATTACTATCAAAGCTATTGGACATCAATGGTATCGGA CTTATGAGTATTCGGACTATAACAGTTCCGATGAACAGTCACTCACTTTTGACAGTTATACGATTCCAGAAGATGATCCAGAATTGGGTCAATCACGTTTATTAGAAGTTGACAATAGAGTGGTTGTACCAGCCAAAACTCATCTACGTATGATTGTAACACCCGCTGATGTACCTCATAGTTGGGCTGTACCTTCCTCAGGTGTCAAATGTGATGCTGTACCTGGTCGTTCAAATCTTACCTCCATCTCGGTACAACGAGAAGGAGTTTACTATGGTCAGTGCAGTGAGATTTGTGGAACTAATCATGCCTTTACGCCTATCGTCGTAGAAGCAGTGACTTTGAAAGATTATGCGGATTGGGTATCCAATCAATTAATCCTCCAAACCAACTAA